In the genome of Streptomyces collinus, one region contains:
- a CDS encoding HAD-IIA family hydrolase, whose protein sequence is MESVQAVLIDIDGVLTVSWRPLPGAVEALREVREAGFGVLLVTNTTSRTRASIAGTLAEAGFPVSAGDILTAPAATAAYLAEHCPGARCALLNSGDIAEDLDGVTLVEAGDTGAAPDVVLVGGAGPEFGYAELDRAFGHLQRGARLVAMHRNLYWRTAEGLRLDSGAFLAGLERAARVEAEITGKPSRAFFASALARLGVGAEEAVMVGDDVESDVLAAQRAGVTGVLVRTGKFQPETLRAADGTPDHVIDSFADLPALLRGSAQQ, encoded by the coding sequence ATGGAGTCCGTGCAGGCCGTGCTCATCGACATCGACGGGGTGCTCACCGTCTCGTGGCGGCCGTTGCCCGGGGCCGTCGAGGCGTTGCGGGAGGTCCGGGAGGCCGGGTTCGGCGTCCTGCTGGTCACCAACACCACCTCCCGTACCCGGGCTTCGATCGCGGGGACGCTGGCGGAGGCGGGATTCCCGGTGTCCGCCGGGGACATCCTGACCGCGCCCGCCGCCACCGCCGCGTATCTCGCCGAGCACTGTCCCGGCGCCCGGTGCGCGCTGCTGAACAGCGGCGACATCGCGGAGGACCTCGACGGTGTCACGCTCGTCGAAGCGGGTGACACCGGGGCCGCGCCGGATGTCGTCCTGGTCGGCGGGGCCGGTCCCGAGTTCGGGTACGCGGAGCTCGACCGGGCCTTCGGGCATCTGCAGCGCGGGGCCCGGCTGGTGGCGATGCACCGCAACCTGTACTGGCGTACGGCCGAGGGGCTGCGGCTGGACTCCGGGGCGTTCCTGGCCGGGCTGGAGCGGGCCGCGCGGGTGGAGGCCGAGATCACCGGCAAGCCGTCGCGGGCGTTCTTCGCGTCGGCACTCGCCCGGCTGGGCGTCGGCGCGGAGGAGGCGGTGATGGTGGGGGACGACGTCGAGTCCGACGTGCTGGCGGCGCAGCGGGCCGGGGTCACCGGCGTACTCGTGCGGACCGGGAAGTTCCAGCCGGAGACGCTGCGGGCCGCCGACGGCACGCCCGACCACGTGATCGACTCCTTCGCGGACCTCCCGGCACTGTTGCGGGGGTCAGCGCAGCAGTAG
- a CDS encoding cobalt-precorrin-6A reductase, with product MSSHVLILGGTAEARALAAALCTRPGVRVTTSLAGRVAKPGALDGEVRVGGFGGAPGLADWLREESVDALVDATHPFAESITANAARAAAETGVPAVVLRRPGWRPGPGDRWHCVPSLNAAADLLPRLGRRVLLTTGRLGLASFAHLSRLHFVVRSVDPPEPPMPPDTHVLLARGPFTVPGETALLREHRVDVLVTKDSGGAATAAKLTAARDLGLPVVVVRRPPLPDGVAAVPDVKGVLERLGIG from the coding sequence GTGTCCTCTCACGTCCTGATCCTCGGCGGCACGGCCGAGGCCCGAGCCCTGGCCGCCGCGCTGTGCACGCGTCCCGGCGTGCGCGTCACGACGTCCCTCGCGGGGCGCGTGGCCAAGCCCGGGGCGCTCGACGGGGAGGTGCGCGTCGGAGGCTTCGGCGGGGCACCGGGACTGGCCGACTGGCTGCGGGAGGAGAGTGTCGACGCGCTCGTCGACGCCACGCACCCCTTCGCCGAGTCGATCACGGCCAACGCGGCCCGAGCCGCGGCCGAGACCGGCGTGCCCGCGGTGGTGCTCCGCCGCCCCGGATGGCGGCCCGGCCCCGGGGACCGGTGGCATTGCGTCCCCTCACTGAACGCGGCCGCGGATCTGCTCCCGCGCCTCGGCCGCCGGGTGCTGCTCACCACCGGGCGCCTCGGCCTGGCCTCCTTCGCCCATCTTTCGCGCCTCCACTTCGTGGTGCGGTCGGTGGATCCCCCCGAACCGCCGATGCCGCCCGACACGCATGTGCTGCTCGCCCGCGGCCCGTTCACCGTCCCCGGTGAGACGGCGCTGCTGCGTGAGCACCGCGTCGACGTCCTGGTGACCAAGGACAGCGGGGGAGCGGCGACGGCCGCCAAACTGACCGCGGCCCGGGACCTCGGACTGCCGGTCGTGGTCGTACGGCGGCCGCCGCTGCCGGACGGCGTGGCGGCGGTACCGGATGTGAAGGGCGTGCTGGAACGGCTGGGGATCGGATAG
- the cobF gene encoding precorrin-6A synthase (deacetylating): protein MRKIHVIGIGAGDPDQLTLQAVKALRSTDVFFILEKGEVKADLTGLRRDMLDAHVPEGSYRVVEARDPERDRSAGGAAYSPAVGDWRSARAGIYERLITEELREEQTGAFLVWGDPSLYDSTLGILEEVLERGTVAFEYDVVPGISSVSSLVARHRTGLNRVARPVQITTGRRLAEGFPEGVDDVVVMLDAHQTFRQYAQEDVDIYWGAYIGTPDEILVSGPIAEAAPRIERLRAEARERKGWIMDTYLLRRHPRG, encoded by the coding sequence GTGCGAAAGATTCATGTCATCGGTATCGGCGCGGGCGACCCCGACCAGCTCACCCTCCAGGCGGTCAAGGCGCTGCGGAGCACGGACGTGTTCTTCATCCTGGAGAAGGGCGAGGTGAAGGCGGATCTCACCGGGCTGCGCCGGGACATGCTCGACGCCCACGTACCCGAGGGGTCGTACCGCGTCGTCGAGGCACGCGACCCCGAGCGGGACCGCAGCGCCGGCGGCGCGGCCTACTCGCCCGCCGTCGGGGACTGGCGCAGCGCCCGGGCCGGCATCTACGAGCGGCTGATCACCGAGGAGCTCCGCGAGGAGCAGACCGGCGCGTTCCTGGTGTGGGGCGACCCCTCGCTGTACGACAGCACGCTGGGGATCCTGGAGGAGGTGCTGGAGCGGGGCACCGTGGCGTTCGAGTACGACGTCGTGCCCGGCATCAGCAGTGTCTCGTCGCTCGTCGCCCGGCACCGCACGGGTCTCAACCGCGTGGCCCGGCCGGTGCAGATCACCACCGGCCGGCGGCTGGCGGAGGGCTTCCCGGAGGGCGTGGACGACGTGGTCGTGATGCTCGACGCCCACCAGACCTTCCGGCAGTACGCGCAGGAAGACGTCGACATCTACTGGGGCGCCTACATCGGCACTCCGGACGAGATCCTCGTCTCCGGCCCGATCGCGGAGGCGGCCCCCCGCATCGAGCGGCTGCGGGCCGAGGCCCGTGAGCGCAAGGGCTGGATCATGGACACGTATCTGCTGCGCCGACACCCCCGCGGCTGA
- a CDS encoding DUF309 domain-containing protein — MGSTGETSPDRPGDARDRDSEGRARNARPRDGLGRPLPYGVDGVPRQPEGVVRTPEETVAEAQRLLDEGKPFHAHEVFEDAWKSGPDQERELWRGLAQLAVGLTHAARGNLTGGARLLRRGAGAAEAWASGAGQDLPHGIDVVGVAAWARELAADVERTGRPVDAGGRAPRLRGPEAGR; from the coding sequence ATGGGCAGCACAGGAGAGACCTCCCCGGACCGGCCGGGCGACGCACGGGACCGTGACAGTGAGGGGCGGGCGCGCAACGCCCGGCCCCGGGACGGGCTCGGGCGGCCCCTGCCCTACGGCGTGGACGGTGTGCCGCGGCAGCCCGAGGGCGTCGTCCGCACCCCGGAGGAGACCGTCGCGGAAGCGCAGCGGCTGCTGGACGAGGGCAAGCCGTTCCACGCGCACGAGGTGTTCGAGGACGCGTGGAAGTCCGGGCCCGACCAGGAGCGCGAGCTGTGGCGCGGGCTCGCCCAGCTCGCCGTGGGTCTCACGCACGCCGCCCGGGGGAACCTGACCGGCGGGGCCCGGCTCCTGCGGCGCGGGGCGGGAGCGGCCGAGGCGTGGGCGTCGGGGGCCGGGCAGGACCTGCCGCACGGGATCGACGTCGTGGGCGTGGCCGCATGGGCGCGGGAGCTGGCTGCGGACGTGGAACGAACGGGTCGGCCTGTGGACGCGGGCGGCCGGGCACCCCGGCTGCGGGGTCCCGAAGCCGGGCGCTGA
- a CDS encoding ABC transporter substrate-binding protein: MLAACGGDEASGRPTLNWYNFPDDSGALQKAADRCSQASGGRYSISYNKLPRAADGQRQQLVRRLAAEDDSLDILGLDVTWAAEFAEARWVREWTGKAKQEAVEGTLRVPLQTSTWKGKLYAVPYNTNTQLLWYRKDLVPTPPRTWAEMLDMADALSRQGKPHLVEVQGAQYEGLTVWFNTLINSAGGSILNASATEPSLGPPAERAAGIMRDLANSPAADPSLSNQMEDQNRLAMESGVAAFELNYPFVYPSMRSNNPELFKNFRWAPYPRVDANRPARPTIGGIDLAVSAYSRHPDLAFEAALCLRNRENQLTAALEGGLPPTLRALYDDSAFMKEYPFSTEVLAALESASVRPITPVYQNVSIAVSHTLSPPSGIEPESSVATIREQIDDALRSEGVIP, translated from the coding sequence GTGCTCGCAGCCTGTGGCGGTGACGAGGCCTCCGGCCGGCCCACCCTCAACTGGTACAACTTCCCGGACGACTCCGGTGCGCTCCAGAAAGCGGCGGACCGGTGCAGCCAGGCGTCGGGCGGCCGCTACTCGATCAGCTACAACAAGCTTCCGCGCGCAGCGGACGGCCAGCGCCAGCAACTCGTCCGCAGACTCGCCGCCGAGGACGACTCGCTCGACATCCTGGGCCTGGACGTCACCTGGGCGGCGGAGTTCGCCGAGGCGCGCTGGGTCCGGGAATGGACGGGGAAGGCGAAGCAGGAGGCCGTCGAGGGCACCCTGCGCGTACCGCTGCAGACCTCGACGTGGAAGGGCAAGCTGTACGCGGTCCCGTACAACACCAACACCCAGCTCCTGTGGTACCGCAAGGACCTGGTGCCCACCCCGCCCAGGACCTGGGCCGAGATGCTGGACATGGCCGACGCCCTTTCCCGTCAGGGAAAACCGCACCTCGTGGAGGTCCAGGGCGCCCAGTACGAGGGCCTGACCGTCTGGTTCAACACGCTGATCAACAGTGCGGGCGGTTCCATCCTCAACGCGAGCGCGACCGAGCCCTCCCTCGGTCCTCCTGCCGAGCGGGCAGCCGGGATCATGCGTGACCTGGCGAACTCCCCCGCCGCGGACCCCTCTTTGTCCAACCAGATGGAGGACCAGAACCGCCTCGCCATGGAGTCGGGGGTGGCGGCGTTCGAACTCAACTACCCGTTCGTCTATCCGTCGATGAGGAGCAACAACCCCGAGTTGTTCAAGAACTTCCGCTGGGCTCCGTACCCGCGGGTCGACGCGAACCGCCCGGCACGGCCCACCATCGGCGGCATCGATCTCGCCGTGAGCGCCTACTCGCGCCACCCCGATCTTGCCTTCGAGGCGGCACTGTGCCTGCGCAACCGGGAGAACCAGCTCACCGCCGCGCTCGAGGGCGGTCTGCCGCCCACCCTGCGCGCCCTGTACGACGATTCCGCGTTCATGAAGGAGTACCCCTTCTCCACGGAGGTGCTGGCCGCCCTGGAGTCGGCGAGCGTGCGCCCGATCACTCCGGTCTACCAGAACGTGTCGATCGCGGTCTCCCACACGCTTTCCCCGCCGTCCGGGATCGAACCGGAGAGCTCCGTCGCCACCATCAGGGAGCAGATCGACGATGCCCTGCGATCCGAGGGTGTGATCCCGTGA
- a CDS encoding carbohydrate ABC transporter permease — protein MSTRAQPAGAPPPPETETGQAPDQAALSAGARQERRLGWLLCAPAVVVMIAVTAYPIGYAVYLSLQRYDLRFPGQAEFVGLGNYGAVLSSPFWWDAFWVTLFITAVSVAIELVLGMGLALVMHRTIFWRGTVRTAVLIPYGIVTVVAAFSWQYAWTPELGYLAELLPTGEAPLTEQWSALWLIILAEVWKTTPFMALLLLAGLALVPEETLKAAMVDGATAWQRFTKIMLPLMKPAILVALLFRTLDAFRIFDNIYILTAGAHGTGSLSILGYDNLFTALNLGIGSAISVLIFICVGIIAFTFVKLFGAAAPGAEVKR, from the coding sequence ATGAGCACGCGCGCGCAGCCGGCCGGAGCCCCGCCGCCCCCCGAGACGGAGACGGGGCAGGCGCCTGACCAGGCGGCACTCTCGGCGGGCGCCAGGCAGGAGCGGCGACTCGGCTGGCTGCTCTGCGCGCCTGCTGTCGTCGTCATGATCGCCGTGACCGCCTACCCCATCGGGTACGCCGTCTATCTGTCCCTCCAGCGGTACGACCTGCGCTTTCCCGGGCAGGCGGAGTTCGTGGGCCTCGGCAACTACGGGGCGGTGCTCTCCTCTCCGTTCTGGTGGGACGCCTTCTGGGTGACGCTCTTCATCACCGCCGTGTCCGTGGCCATCGAACTGGTCCTCGGAATGGGGCTCGCCCTGGTCATGCACCGCACGATCTTCTGGCGCGGCACCGTACGCACGGCGGTCCTCATTCCGTACGGAATCGTCACCGTGGTCGCCGCCTTCTCGTGGCAGTACGCCTGGACCCCGGAACTCGGATACCTCGCAGAGCTGTTGCCCACCGGAGAGGCACCCCTGACCGAGCAGTGGTCCGCCCTCTGGCTGATCATTCTCGCCGAGGTGTGGAAGACGACGCCGTTCATGGCCCTGCTGCTGCTCGCGGGTCTGGCGCTGGTCCCCGAGGAGACCCTGAAGGCGGCCATGGTGGACGGTGCCACCGCCTGGCAGCGCTTCACCAAGATCATGCTGCCGCTGATGAAACCGGCCATCCTGGTGGCACTTCTCTTCCGCACCCTGGACGCGTTCCGGATCTTCGACAACATCTACATCCTGACGGCGGGCGCCCACGGGACCGGCTCTCTGTCGATCCTCGGGTACGACAACCTGTTCACCGCGCTGAACCTGGGCATCGGGTCGGCGATCTCGGTTCTGATCTTCATCTGCGTCGGGATCATCGCCTTCACCTTCGTCAAACTCTTCGGTGCCGCCGCACCCGGCGCGGAGGTGAAGCGCTGA
- a CDS encoding carbohydrate ABC transporter permease, translating to MAAVGKTHATRWVVLNVVVVLYALFPVWWIVALSFKDPGTLTDGDYIPRDWTWENYRGIFATAEFTRALINSIGIALIATVIAVVLGTIAAYAVARLRFPGKRVLIGMSLLIAMFPPISLVSPLFNIERFIGIFDTWIGLIIPYMTFSLPLAIYTLSAFFREIPWDLEKAAKVDGATPAQAFRLVIAPLAAPGVFTTAILVFIFCWNDFLFAISLTSTESARTVPAAIAFFTGSSQFQQPTGSIAAAAVVITIPIIVFVLLFQRRIVAGLTSGAVKG from the coding sequence ATGGCCGCAGTGGGAAAGACACATGCCACCCGATGGGTTGTCCTGAACGTCGTGGTAGTGCTGTACGCCCTGTTCCCGGTGTGGTGGATCGTCGCACTGTCCTTCAAGGACCCCGGCACCCTCACGGACGGCGACTACATCCCCAGGGACTGGACCTGGGAGAACTACCGGGGCATCTTCGCGACCGCCGAGTTCACCCGTGCGCTGATCAACTCGATCGGCATCGCCCTGATCGCCACGGTGATCGCGGTGGTGCTGGGCACCATCGCCGCCTACGCGGTGGCCAGGCTGCGCTTCCCCGGGAAGCGGGTGCTCATCGGCATGTCACTGCTGATCGCCATGTTCCCGCCGATCTCCTTGGTGTCACCGCTGTTCAACATCGAGCGGTTCATCGGAATCTTCGACACCTGGATCGGGCTGATCATCCCTTACATGACCTTCTCCCTGCCGCTCGCGATCTACACCCTGTCGGCGTTCTTCCGGGAGATCCCCTGGGATCTGGAGAAGGCCGCGAAGGTCGACGGGGCGACTCCTGCGCAGGCCTTTCGGCTGGTCATCGCGCCGCTGGCCGCGCCGGGCGTGTTCACCACGGCCATTCTCGTGTTCATCTTCTGCTGGAACGACTTCCTGTTCGCGATCTCGCTGACGTCCACCGAGTCCGCACGCACCGTGCCGGCCGCGATCGCGTTCTTCACCGGGAGCTCCCAGTTCCAGCAGCCCACAGGGTCGATCGCCGCCGCCGCTGTGGTCATCACCATCCCGATCATCGTCTTCGTCCTGCTCTTCCAGCGGCGGATCGTCGCCGGACTGACCTCCGGGGCAGTCAAGGGGTGA
- a CDS encoding ABC transporter ATP-binding protein: MAEIILEGVTKRFPDGALAVKDVNLEIADGEFVILVGPSGCGKSTTLNMIAGLEDITEGTLRIGDRVVNDLAPKERDVAMVFQSYALYPHLNVRENMGFPLRLAKVDKATIDAKVTEAARILDLAEHLDRKPAHLSGGQRQRVAMGRAIVRDPKAFLMDEPLSNLDAKLRVQMRTQISRLQRRLGTTTVYVTHDQTEAMTLGDRVVVMRQGLVQQIGTPAELYDLPSNIFVAGFIGSPAMNFLNAVVEGGALRSSLGELTLDDRTRQMLERQNAPREVIVGLRPEAFEDVALSPDRGRTGPVFTATVEVLESLGSDVFVYFTAEGGPATTTELEELAADSGLRDTGADTHNIVARLGAATRAREGAPIELRVDMSKAHVFDPATGANLTHPARAD, encoded by the coding sequence ATGGCCGAGATCATCCTTGAGGGAGTCACCAAGCGCTTTCCCGACGGGGCCCTCGCCGTGAAGGACGTGAACCTCGAGATCGCCGACGGCGAGTTCGTGATCCTGGTCGGACCGTCGGGATGCGGCAAGTCCACCACCCTGAACATGATCGCCGGACTTGAGGACATCACAGAGGGCACCCTGCGCATCGGAGACCGGGTCGTCAACGACCTGGCTCCCAAGGAGCGCGACGTCGCCATGGTGTTCCAGAGCTACGCCCTGTACCCGCACTTGAACGTCCGGGAGAACATGGGCTTCCCGCTGCGCCTGGCCAAGGTGGACAAGGCCACCATCGACGCCAAGGTGACGGAAGCCGCCCGGATCCTCGACCTGGCCGAGCATCTGGACCGCAAGCCCGCCCACCTCTCGGGCGGTCAGCGCCAGCGGGTGGCCATGGGGCGGGCGATCGTCCGGGACCCCAAGGCGTTCCTGATGGACGAGCCGCTGTCCAACCTGGACGCCAAACTCCGGGTGCAGATGCGCACCCAGATCTCCCGGCTGCAACGGCGCCTCGGTACGACCACCGTGTACGTCACCCACGACCAGACCGAGGCGATGACGCTCGGCGACCGGGTCGTGGTCATGCGACAGGGCCTGGTCCAGCAAATCGGCACCCCTGCCGAGCTGTACGACCTGCCGAGCAACATCTTCGTCGCGGGCTTCATCGGCTCTCCGGCCATGAACTTCCTGAACGCCGTCGTGGAGGGCGGAGCCCTGCGCTCGTCCCTGGGCGAGCTGACCCTCGACGACCGTACGAGGCAGATGCTGGAACGTCAGAACGCGCCCCGTGAGGTCATCGTCGGGCTGCGACCGGAGGCCTTCGAGGACGTGGCCCTGTCACCCGACCGGGGCCGGACGGGCCCCGTCTTCACCGCCACCGTGGAGGTACTGGAGTCGCTGGGCTCCGACGTGTTCGTCTACTTCACGGCGGAGGGCGGGCCCGCGACGACCACCGAGCTGGAGGAACTCGCCGCGGACTCGGGCCTGCGGGACACCGGCGCCGACACCCACAACATCGTGGCCCGCCTGGGCGCCGCCACGCGTGCCCGTGAGGGCGCACCGATCGAGCTGCGGGTCGACATGTCCAAGGCTCACGTGTTCGACCCGGCGACCGGAGCGAACCTCACGCATCCAGCGAGGGCGGACTGA
- a CDS encoding aldo/keto reductase encodes MKYRTIGTDPTTRREVSVLALGAMLFGSATDEATSFALLDRYVEAGGNFIDTSDNYAFWADGGQGGQSEELLGRWRRSRGIGDEIVVATKLGARPLAPGTSYTDNPEGLSAKVIRESADRSRERLGLEKLDLLYAHIEDHTVPLQETVEAFAALVAEGTAGLLGVSNHAVWRVERARALAAAAGLPGYEVLQYAHTHLRPRADVPGDLFPDGSLGHAGPDLLGYLRAEPGLTLVAYSPLLKGAYTRPERLPADFDHPGTPARLAALRDVARETGATVNQVVLAWQIGGELPVLPLAGVSSVAQLDENLAAVDLELTPEQRARLDAAH; translated from the coding sequence ATGAAGTACCGCACGATCGGCACGGATCCCACGACCCGCCGCGAGGTGAGCGTCCTCGCGCTCGGCGCGATGCTCTTCGGCTCGGCTACGGACGAGGCGACGTCCTTCGCCCTGCTCGACCGCTACGTCGAAGCCGGCGGGAACTTCATCGACACGTCCGACAACTACGCGTTCTGGGCCGACGGCGGCCAGGGCGGCCAGAGCGAGGAACTCCTCGGCCGCTGGCGGCGCAGCCGCGGCATCGGCGACGAGATCGTCGTCGCGACCAAGCTCGGCGCCCGCCCCCTGGCCCCCGGCACCAGTTACACCGACAACCCGGAGGGCCTGTCCGCGAAAGTGATCCGTGAGTCCGCCGACCGCAGTCGCGAACGCCTCGGCCTGGAGAAACTGGACCTGCTCTACGCGCACATAGAGGACCACACCGTCCCGCTCCAGGAGACCGTCGAGGCCTTCGCCGCCCTGGTCGCCGAGGGCACCGCCGGACTGCTCGGCGTGAGCAACCACGCCGTGTGGCGCGTGGAGCGGGCCCGGGCGCTCGCCGCGGCGGCCGGACTGCCCGGCTACGAGGTCCTCCAGTACGCGCACACCCACCTGCGCCCCCGCGCCGACGTCCCCGGCGACCTGTTCCCGGACGGCAGCCTGGGCCACGCCGGCCCCGACCTGCTCGGCTACCTGAGGGCCGAGCCCGGCCTGACCCTCGTCGCGTACTCGCCGCTGCTGAAGGGCGCCTACACCCGCCCGGAGAGGCTCCCCGCCGACTTCGACCACCCCGGCACCCCGGCACGGCTGGCGGCACTGCGCGACGTGGCCCGGGAGACCGGCGCGACCGTCAACCAGGTCGTGCTGGCCTGGCAGATCGGCGGCGAACTGCCCGTCCTGCCGCTGGCCGGGGTCTCCTCGGTGGCCCAGCTGGACGAGAATCTGGCCGCGGTGGACCTGGAACTGACCCCGGAGCAGCGCGCCCGGCTGGACGCGGCGCACTGA
- a CDS encoding DUF427 domain-containing protein — MTTHPAHPAARSIRTTPEGLMWEPSERWVRGRKGDVTVVDSRHPVLVWEPHLPVPQYVFPREDVRTDLLRPAESPPTGAHTGSRIFYDLDADGEVRRNAAWTFPADDLAGHIAFEWFLRTDTGLDHWYEEDEEIFIHPRDPHKRVDALPSSRHVRVEIDGQVVADSQDPVLLFETSLPTRYYLPREDVRLDLFDVTDHHTGCPYKGTASYWSLRGEADVPPDLVWTYPEPLPAVAAIQGRVAFFNEVVDITLDGERLERPETPFSRMLRRRSRS, encoded by the coding sequence ATGACCACCCACCCGGCCCACCCCGCCGCCCGCTCGATCCGAACCACGCCGGAAGGCCTCATGTGGGAGCCCAGCGAGCGCTGGGTGCGCGGCCGCAAGGGCGACGTCACCGTCGTCGACAGCCGGCACCCGGTGCTCGTCTGGGAGCCCCACCTGCCCGTGCCGCAGTACGTCTTCCCCCGCGAGGACGTCCGCACCGACCTCCTCCGCCCGGCCGAGAGCCCGCCCACGGGCGCCCACACCGGCTCCCGGATCTTCTACGACCTCGACGCCGACGGCGAGGTGCGCCGGAACGCGGCCTGGACGTTCCCCGCCGACGACCTGGCCGGCCACATCGCCTTCGAGTGGTTCCTGCGCACCGACACGGGCCTCGACCACTGGTACGAGGAGGACGAGGAGATCTTCATCCACCCCCGTGACCCGCACAAGCGCGTCGACGCGCTGCCCAGCAGCAGGCACGTACGGGTCGAGATCGACGGGCAGGTCGTCGCGGACAGCCAGGACCCCGTCCTGCTCTTCGAGACCTCGCTGCCCACCCGCTACTACCTCCCCCGCGAGGACGTGCGCCTCGACCTGTTCGACGTCACCGACCACCACACCGGCTGCCCCTACAAGGGCACCGCCTCGTACTGGTCCTTGCGTGGCGAGGCCGATGTACCGCCCGACCTCGTGTGGACCTACCCTGAGCCGCTGCCCGCGGTGGCGGCGATCCAGGGGCGCGTCGCCTTCTTCAACGAGGTCGTCGACATCACCCTGGACGGCGAGCGCCTGGAGCGGCCGGAGACGCCGTTCAGCCGGATGCTGCGGAGGCGGAGCCGCTCGTGA
- a CDS encoding TetR/AcrR family transcriptional regulator, giving the protein MAEQRAQGRGKGGAAAPTPARRASDRGRYGRLSRERVLASALALVDREGLSALSMRRLGTELGVEAMALYRYASSKDALLDGLVEALYLELEERLTADTDEAPDWRAGLHRNARATYEVCLTHPQAVPLLATRLLAVPLARRPGAVLRDHERVLSLLRGAGFDEATAAEVFRAFTAWLLGYVSVELRPTVDNPDETDPAFRLGLHRLSAKELPTLRETAAALAEQGGPEGLAAGLDALLDSFTSGSASAASG; this is encoded by the coding sequence ATGGCCGAGCAGCGAGCCCAGGGCCGCGGCAAGGGCGGAGCGGCCGCGCCGACCCCGGCCCGCCGTGCCAGCGACCGGGGGCGCTACGGCCGGCTGAGCCGGGAGCGGGTGCTGGCCAGCGCCCTGGCGCTGGTGGACCGTGAGGGGCTCTCGGCGCTCAGCATGCGCCGCCTCGGCACCGAGCTGGGCGTGGAGGCCATGGCGCTCTACCGGTACGCGTCGAGCAAGGACGCCCTGCTGGACGGGCTGGTCGAGGCGCTGTACCTGGAGCTGGAGGAGCGGCTGACCGCCGACACCGACGAGGCCCCCGACTGGCGGGCCGGGCTGCATCGGAACGCCCGGGCCACCTACGAGGTGTGCCTCACTCATCCCCAGGCCGTGCCGCTGCTCGCGACGCGTCTGCTGGCGGTCCCGCTGGCCCGCAGGCCCGGCGCGGTCCTGCGCGATCACGAGAGGGTGCTGTCCCTGCTGCGGGGCGCCGGTTTCGACGAGGCGACCGCGGCCGAGGTGTTCCGCGCCTTCACGGCCTGGCTGCTGGGCTACGTGTCCGTGGAGCTGCGCCCCACCGTGGACAACCCTGACGAGACCGACCCGGCCTTCCGGCTCGGACTGCACCGGCTGTCCGCGAAGGAACTGCCGACGCTGCGGGAGACGGCCGCCGCGCTGGCCGAGCAGGGCGGCCCGGAGGGCCTCGCGGCCGGTCTTGACGCCCTGCTCGACAGCTTCACGAGCGGCTCCGCCTCCGCAGCATCCGGCTGA